One region of Variovorax sp. J2L1-78 genomic DNA includes:
- a CDS encoding chloride channel protein yields MNHEPDFFQNLRAELSSVRLWVDRAIVLGYAVAAGLFVVGFTMASEWAFSMFQSLHGSHPWAVLVWTPALTAAIVWATRRWFRGASGSGIPQIKAALNPDLPPEQRGLFASLRLTVAKIGLGAAGFLAGLSIGREGPSVQVAAGVMQHAKRWLSPHSTIDTRSLLVAGGAAGIAAAFNAPLAGVVFAIEELSGRLEARASGVIITGIVLAGLVAVSVFGNLSYFGVIRVPPVGWNLLGPGLAVALASGVAGGLFSRLMIASLTGAPQRLNRWRARWPVRFAAVGGLLIAVIGLVTGGVTFGAGSEAVKQMLAGHDELTPLYTLLKFIATWLTAWCGVPGGIFAPSLSIGAGIGDGIAQLAGADLGPALIAMGMAGFLAAVTQAPLTAFIIVMEMVDGHSMVLSLMACAMLASLVSRMISRPLYEALAEHLVGAASARAPQKPVPAEVHPPPTLP; encoded by the coding sequence GTGAATCACGAACCCGACTTCTTCCAGAACCTGCGCGCCGAGTTGTCCAGCGTTCGCCTCTGGGTCGACCGGGCCATCGTGCTGGGTTATGCGGTGGCGGCCGGGCTGTTCGTGGTCGGCTTCACGATGGCGAGCGAATGGGCGTTCTCGATGTTCCAGTCGCTGCACGGCAGCCACCCGTGGGCGGTGCTGGTCTGGACGCCGGCGCTCACGGCCGCCATCGTCTGGGCCACGCGCCGGTGGTTCCGCGGCGCCTCGGGCTCGGGCATTCCGCAGATCAAGGCGGCGCTCAACCCCGACCTGCCGCCCGAGCAGCGCGGCCTCTTCGCCTCGCTGCGCCTGACCGTCGCCAAGATCGGCCTGGGCGCGGCGGGCTTCCTCGCCGGCCTGTCGATCGGCCGCGAAGGCCCCTCGGTGCAGGTGGCGGCCGGCGTGATGCAGCACGCGAAGCGCTGGCTGTCGCCGCACAGCACCATCGACACGCGCTCGCTGCTGGTGGCCGGCGGCGCGGCCGGCATCGCAGCCGCCTTCAACGCACCGCTGGCCGGCGTGGTCTTCGCCATCGAGGAGTTGAGCGGCCGGCTGGAGGCGCGCGCCAGCGGCGTGATCATCACCGGCATCGTGCTGGCGGGCCTGGTGGCCGTCTCGGTGTTCGGAAACCTGAGCTACTTCGGCGTGATCCGCGTGCCGCCGGTCGGCTGGAACCTGCTCGGCCCCGGCCTGGCGGTCGCATTGGCGAGCGGTGTGGCCGGCGGCCTCTTTTCGCGGCTGATGATCGCGTCGCTCACCGGCGCGCCGCAGCGCCTGAACCGCTGGCGGGCGCGCTGGCCGGTGCGCTTCGCGGCGGTCGGCGGGCTGCTGATCGCGGTGATCGGTCTCGTCACGGGCGGCGTCACCTTCGGCGCGGGGTCCGAGGCGGTCAAGCAGATGCTCGCCGGGCACGACGAACTGACGCCGCTCTACACGCTGCTCAAGTTCATCGCCACCTGGCTCACCGCCTGGTGCGGCGTGCCGGGCGGCATCTTTGCGCCGTCGCTGTCGATCGGCGCGGGCATCGGCGACGGCATCGCGCAACTGGCGGGCGCCGATCTCGGCCCGGCGCTGATCGCCATGGGCATGGCCGGCTTCCTGGCCGCGGTGACGCAGGCGCCGCTCACCGCCTTCATCATCGTGATGGAGATGGTCGACGGCCATTCGATGGTGCTCAGCCTGATGGCCTGCGCCATGCTGGCCAGCCTGGTGTCGCGCATGATCAGCCGGCCGCTGTACGAGGCGCTGGCCGAGCACCTGGTGGGTGCGGCCAGCGCGCGGGCGCCGCAAAAGCCCGTGCCCGCCGAAGTGCACCCGCCGCCGACCCTGCCCTGA
- a CDS encoding tautomerase family protein: protein MPYLQLDVTGHYSTADKRRLAASMSQTYARMMSVDIRRISVAVRELGDGSIWRIAAEGEAPTAVSVMMLDIRKGRSAELRMAVAQALCAHCVEILGLREDRLNVEFTQHDGDEMYHPALGGYSPDWTPDEG, encoded by the coding sequence ATGCCATACCTTCAGCTCGACGTGACCGGACATTATTCGACTGCAGACAAGCGCCGGCTTGCCGCTTCGATGAGCCAGACGTACGCACGCATGATGTCCGTCGACATCCGGCGGATCAGTGTGGCCGTGCGCGAGCTCGGCGATGGATCCATCTGGCGCATTGCGGCAGAAGGCGAAGCGCCCACGGCGGTCTCGGTGATGATGCTGGACATCCGCAAGGGCCGCTCTGCCGAGCTCCGCATGGCGGTGGCCCAGGCCCTGTGCGCGCACTGTGTCGAGATCCTGGGGCTGCGCGAGGACCGTCTCAACGTGGAGTTCACCCAACACGACGGCGATGAGATGTACCACCCGGCGCTGGGCGGCTACAGCCCCGACTGGACGCCGGACGAGGGCTGA
- the ssb gene encoding single-stranded DNA-binding protein: protein MASVNKVILVGNLGRDPETRTFPSGDQICNVTLATTDKWKDKASGEMKEATEWHRLVFNGRLAEIAAQYLRKGSQIYVEGQIRTRKYQDKDGVEKYATDIRVDQMQMLGSRQGMGGPSGGGDDDGGYSQGGGGGGGGGGGYSRPPAAAPRAPAARPAPAPAKSSSGFDDMDDDIPF, encoded by the coding sequence ATGGCATCGGTCAACAAAGTCATCCTCGTCGGCAATCTCGGCCGCGACCCAGAAACCAGAACCTTCCCGAGCGGCGACCAGATCTGCAACGTGACGCTGGCCACCACCGACAAGTGGAAGGACAAGGCGAGCGGCGAGATGAAGGAGGCCACCGAGTGGCACCGCCTGGTGTTCAACGGCCGCCTCGCCGAGATCGCCGCGCAGTACCTGCGCAAGGGCTCGCAGATCTACGTCGAAGGCCAGATCCGCACCCGCAAGTACCAGGACAAGGACGGCGTCGAGAAGTACGCCACCGACATCCGCGTCGACCAGATGCAGATGCTGGGCAGCCGGCAGGGCATGGGCGGTCCGTCGGGCGGCGGTGACGACGACGGCGGCTACTCGCAAGGCGGTGGCGGTGGCGGTGGTGGTGGCGGCGGTTACTCGCGCCCCCCGGCCGCGGCGCCGCGCGCACCGGCCGCACGTCCGGCCCCGGCCCCGGCCAAGTCGTCGTCCGGCTTCGACGACATGGACGACGACATTCCGTTCTGA
- the tauA gene encoding taurine ABC transporter substrate-binding protein, which produces MKFIPCLSMAFAACVLSGAATAQTKELTFAHQDMLVPLRLVMESGEVEKATGYKINWRMFSGGGDVIRAMASGDVQMGEAGSSPLTAAASQGQDIQLFWISADIADAEALVARNGSNITSLKDLKGKKVATPFVSTAHYQLMAAMKMDGVAGRDVNVMNMRPPEIAAAWERGDIDATFIWDPVLSKIKGNGKVIATSGSIGKKGAPTFEGLIVNKQWAAANEPFMVAFVKALNRANDEYKASGKSWTADSAQTKAMAKWTKANPADVGPAMALYTFPTLAEQVSPAWLGGGAAKAMANTAAFLKEQGRVQEVKPDYSAFVTTAYVQKAMAK; this is translated from the coding sequence ATGAAATTCATCCCCTGTCTGTCGATGGCCTTCGCGGCCTGCGTGTTGAGCGGTGCGGCCACGGCGCAAACCAAGGAACTGACCTTCGCCCACCAGGACATGCTGGTGCCGCTGCGCCTGGTCATGGAGTCGGGCGAAGTCGAGAAGGCCACCGGCTACAAGATCAACTGGCGCATGTTCTCGGGCGGCGGCGACGTGATCCGCGCGATGGCGTCGGGCGACGTGCAGATGGGCGAAGCCGGCTCCAGCCCGCTGACCGCGGCCGCCAGCCAGGGCCAGGACATCCAGCTGTTCTGGATCTCGGCCGACATCGCCGACGCCGAGGCGCTGGTCGCGCGCAACGGCAGCAACATCACGAGCCTGAAGGACCTCAAGGGCAAGAAGGTCGCCACGCCCTTCGTCTCGACCGCGCACTACCAGCTGATGGCCGCGATGAAGATGGACGGCGTGGCCGGCCGCGACGTCAACGTGATGAACATGCGCCCGCCCGAGATCGCTGCCGCCTGGGAGCGCGGCGACATCGACGCCACCTTCATCTGGGACCCGGTGCTGTCGAAGATCAAGGGCAACGGCAAGGTCATCGCCACGTCGGGCAGCATCGGCAAGAAGGGCGCACCGACCTTCGAAGGCCTCATCGTCAACAAGCAATGGGCCGCTGCCAACGAGCCCTTCATGGTCGCTTTCGTGAAGGCGCTGAACCGCGCCAACGACGAGTACAAGGCCTCGGGCAAGAGCTGGACCGCCGACTCCGCCCAAACCAAGGCAATGGCCAAGTGGACCAAGGCCAACCCGGCCGACGTCGGCCCGGCCATGGCGCTCTACACCTTCCCCACGCTGGCCGAGCAGGTGTCGCCCGCGTGGCTGGGCGGCGGCGCGGCCAAGGCCATGGCCAACACCGCGGCCTTCCTGAAGGAGCAGGGCCGCGTGCAGGAGGTCAAGCCCGACTACAGCGCGTTCGTGACGACCGCGTACGTGCAGAAGGCGATGGCCAAGTAG
- a CDS encoding heavy metal response regulator transcription factor: MKILIIEDDPGTGDYLKKGLRESGYTVDLSRTGTDGLAMALTNAYDLVVLDVNLPGIDGWKIMSALREKDDLRVLFLTARDQLSDRIRGLELGADDYLVKPFSFTELVLRIRTLLRRGPVRDADAYEIGDLKLDVLRRKVTRQGEEISLTNKEFLLLHLLVKRQGEALSRTLIASEVWNMNFDSDTNVVDVAVKRLRAKVDRPFATPLIHTVRNVGYAFGDPAGDTVGSDR; the protein is encoded by the coding sequence ATGAAGATCCTGATCATCGAGGACGACCCCGGGACCGGCGACTACCTGAAGAAGGGCCTGCGCGAAAGCGGCTACACCGTCGACCTGTCGCGCACGGGCACCGACGGCCTGGCGATGGCGTTGACCAACGCCTACGACCTGGTCGTTCTCGACGTCAACCTGCCCGGCATCGACGGCTGGAAGATCATGTCGGCGCTGCGCGAGAAGGACGATCTGCGCGTGCTGTTCCTGACCGCGCGCGACCAGCTGAGCGACCGCATCCGCGGGCTCGAACTCGGCGCGGACGACTACCTCGTCAAGCCCTTCTCCTTCACCGAGCTGGTGCTGCGGATCCGCACCCTGCTGCGCCGCGGGCCCGTGCGCGACGCCGATGCCTACGAGATCGGCGACCTCAAGCTCGATGTGCTCCGACGCAAGGTCACGCGCCAGGGCGAGGAGATCTCGCTGACGAACAAGGAGTTCCTGCTGCTGCACCTGCTGGTCAAGCGGCAGGGGGAGGCCCTGTCGCGCACCTTGATCGCCTCGGAGGTCTGGAACATGAACTTCGACAGTGACACCAACGTCGTCGACGTCGCCGTCAAGCGTCTGCGCGCCAAGGTGGATCGCCCGTTCGCGACGCCTTTGATTCACACCGTGCGCAACGTCGGCTACGCCTTCGGAGACCCGGCGGGCGACACGGTCGGGAGCGATCGTTGA
- a CDS encoding heavy metal sensor histidine kinase, which produces MTAAWRPRSLAVRVTLLCGLIAVAITGMLGANYFFAVRTAVLTHADEQLIARTEHFRRLVGDARTASELRDQSLLLVAILGNAGDVLVVRHPGEALPWVDVNPERLPLPGCAPPVASDRPIGRPDVCDARAPDLPRGRWITALARSGHDGALVEITTGHPLASEAQMIGRARNQVLFSTVLAVLASLLLVYLVLRRGLRSLHQVAAQASLIAPANLAIRLPKHDAPLELQHMVAAFNAMLDRIAIGYDRLSQSSADLAHEIRTPVGALIGQTQVALSRTRSADDYQQVLESNLQELNRLSLTVDNILFLAQADHATLQIERATLEMAEELGRIAEYFEGPADEAGLRFDVQASGTARVNAALCRRALHNLVANAVRYSTPGTIVRLSARHGDAMSTMAVENEGMPIPPAQMERLFDRFYRADAVHARPAESSGLGLAIVKAIMDLHGGEVTASSSATGTIRFELRFPH; this is translated from the coding sequence TTGACCGCTGCGTGGCGCCCGCGTTCACTCGCGGTCCGCGTGACCTTGCTGTGCGGGCTGATCGCCGTGGCGATCACCGGCATGCTGGGGGCCAACTACTTCTTCGCCGTACGCACCGCCGTCCTGACCCATGCCGACGAACAGCTGATCGCGCGCACCGAGCACTTTCGACGCCTGGTCGGCGATGCCCGCACGGCCAGCGAACTGCGCGACCAGTCCCTGCTGCTCGTTGCCATTCTCGGCAATGCAGGCGATGTCCTCGTCGTGCGCCACCCGGGCGAGGCGCTGCCTTGGGTGGACGTCAATCCCGAGCGTCTCCCGCTGCCAGGCTGTGCGCCGCCGGTCGCATCCGATCGGCCGATCGGTCGGCCGGATGTGTGCGATGCCCGAGCCCCCGACCTGCCGCGCGGACGCTGGATCACCGCCCTGGCACGATCCGGACACGACGGCGCCCTGGTCGAGATCACGACGGGCCATCCGCTGGCCAGCGAAGCGCAGATGATCGGTCGCGCCCGCAATCAGGTGCTGTTCAGCACCGTCCTTGCCGTCCTGGCCTCCTTGCTGCTGGTCTATCTGGTGCTGCGCCGGGGCTTGCGATCGCTGCATCAGGTGGCCGCGCAAGCCTCCCTGATCGCACCGGCCAACCTGGCCATCCGGCTGCCCAAGCACGACGCGCCGCTCGAGCTGCAGCACATGGTGGCGGCCTTCAACGCGATGCTCGACCGCATCGCCATCGGCTACGACCGACTCTCGCAGTCGTCGGCGGACCTCGCGCACGAAATCCGCACGCCGGTCGGCGCCCTGATCGGACAGACGCAGGTCGCCCTCAGCCGCACGCGCAGTGCCGACGACTACCAGCAGGTGCTCGAATCGAACCTGCAGGAATTGAACCGGCTCAGCCTGACCGTCGACAACATCCTGTTTCTGGCCCAGGCCGACCACGCCACCCTCCAGATCGAGCGCGCGACGCTGGAGATGGCCGAAGAGTTGGGGCGGATCGCCGAGTACTTCGAAGGCCCCGCGGACGAGGCGGGCCTGCGGTTCGACGTGCAGGCCAGCGGAACGGCACGGGTCAACGCCGCACTGTGTCGGCGCGCCCTCCACAACCTCGTGGCCAATGCGGTGCGCTACAGCACGCCGGGCACCATCGTGCGCTTGAGCGCCCGTCACGGCGACGCGATGTCGACCATGGCGGTCGAGAACGAAGGCATGCCCATTCCGCCCGCGCAGATGGAGCGGCTGTTCGACCGCTTCTACCGTGCCGATGCGGTGCACGCCCGCCCTGCCGAGTCGAGCGGCCTGGGGTTGGCGATCGTGAAGGCCATCATGGACTTGCACGGGGGCGAAGTCACGGCATCGAGTTCCGCGACGGGCACCATCCGGTTCGAGCTACGGTTTCCTCATTGA
- a CDS encoding class I SAM-dependent methyltransferase, whose amino-acid sequence MESVDAATFDEAYYARYYFDKKTKVADPQHVERLGAFVSSYLKYLRVPVRRVLDVGCGVGLWRDIVARHFPQASYHGVEVSEYLCRRYGWERGSVVDYRAPEPFDFVICQGVLAYLNPVDLKQALRNLGTLSRGALYLEAVTLEDYENDIVDEDLTDPLLFRHRADLYRRGLSRKFQALGGGMWLSRRADVPLFALEGAGAT is encoded by the coding sequence ATGGAATCTGTCGACGCTGCCACCTTTGACGAGGCGTACTACGCGCGCTACTACTTCGACAAGAAGACCAAGGTGGCCGACCCGCAGCACGTCGAGCGGCTCGGTGCCTTCGTGAGTTCGTACCTCAAGTACCTCCGCGTCCCCGTCCGGCGCGTGCTGGACGTCGGCTGCGGCGTGGGCCTCTGGCGCGACATCGTCGCCCGGCACTTCCCGCAGGCGAGCTATCACGGCGTCGAGGTCAGCGAGTACCTGTGCCGCCGCTACGGCTGGGAGCGCGGCTCGGTGGTGGACTACCGTGCCCCGGAACCCTTCGACTTCGTCATCTGCCAGGGCGTGCTGGCCTACCTGAATCCCGTCGACCTGAAGCAGGCCCTGCGCAACCTCGGAACCTTGAGCCGTGGCGCGCTCTACCTCGAGGCGGTGACGCTCGAGGACTACGAGAACGACATCGTCGACGAGGACCTGACCGACCCGCTGCTGTTTCGGCACCGTGCCGATCTCTATCGGCGCGGGCTGTCGAGGAAGTTCCAGGCCTTGGGTGGCGGCATGTGGCTGAGCCGACGGGCCGATGTGCCGCTGTTTGCGCTGGAAGGCGCGGGGGCGACCTAG
- the uvrA gene encoding excinuclease ABC subunit UvrA has translation MNSPPDDVYLGAVLAQQRISIRGARTHNLKNVDLDIPRNKLVVITGLSGSGKSSLAFDTLYAEGQRRYVESLSAYARQFLQLMDKPDVDVIEGLSPAISIEQKATSHNPRSTVGTVTEIHDYLRLLYARAGTPFCPDHHLPLQAQTVSQMVDATLAIPDEPRLMILAPVAREKKGEFLELFAEMQAAGYVRFRVDGQTYEYNDLPKLKKTEKHDIDVVIDRLRARPDMQQRLAESFEAALRLADGRAIAMEMGDEGANGKEHLFNAKFACPICHYSLAELEPRLFSFNSPVGACPSCDGLGHREFFDPARVVGFPSLSLASGAIKGWDRRNGYYFSMLESIAKHYRFDIDAPFESLTPEVQAVLLQGSGEEEIKFNYTMESGASAGKKLTKKHPFEGIIPNMERRYRETDSTLVREDLARYRNLQPCPDCGGSRLRIEARNVFLVDDTPRDDGSTPPRLAIYEVSHLTLRDSLAYFQTLKLRGAKAEIADKVVREIGLRLKFLNDVGLNYLSLDRSAETLSGGESQRIRLASQIGSGLTGVMYVLDEPSIGLHQRDNDRLIGTLKHLRNIGNSVIVVEHDEDMIAAADHVIDMGPGAGVHGGRVMAEGTYEEVKANPNSLTGQYLSGAKKIEVPKHRTAWLPVVTKPAFNEGKKASRFPQSPAAERRAAREAAHLATQTDLQEIRVVGASGNNLKNVSVAFPVGLLTCVTGVSGSGKSTLVNDTLYSAVARTLYRAHDEPAEHEAIEGIEYFDKVINVDQSPIGRTPRSNPATYTGLFTPIRELMAETNTARERGYGPGRFSFNVAGGRCEACQGDGVVKVEMHFLPDVYVPCEVCHGQRYNRETLEVQYKGKNIAQILEMTVEAAHEFLKAVPTIERKLHTLLDVGLSYIKLGQAATTLSGGEAQRVKLALELSKRDTGRTLYILDEPTTGLHFADIELLLRVLHQLRDAGNTIVVIEHNLDVIKTADWLIDMGPEGGAGGGMVVGEGTPEDIAANEASHTGKYLKRLL, from the coding sequence GTGAATTCGCCCCCCGATGACGTCTACCTCGGCGCCGTGCTCGCGCAGCAGCGCATCAGCATCCGCGGCGCGCGCACCCACAACCTGAAGAACGTCGACCTCGATATTCCGCGCAACAAGCTGGTGGTGATCACCGGCCTGTCGGGCTCGGGCAAGTCGAGCCTGGCCTTCGACACGCTCTACGCCGAAGGCCAGCGCCGCTACGTCGAGAGCCTGTCGGCCTATGCACGGCAGTTCCTGCAGCTGATGGACAAACCCGACGTCGACGTGATCGAGGGCCTGTCGCCCGCGATCAGCATCGAGCAGAAGGCGACCAGCCACAACCCGCGTTCCACCGTGGGCACCGTCACCGAGATCCACGACTACCTGCGCCTCTTGTATGCGCGCGCCGGCACGCCCTTCTGCCCCGACCACCACCTGCCGCTGCAGGCCCAGACCGTCTCGCAGATGGTGGACGCCACGCTGGCCATCCCCGACGAGCCTCGGCTGATGATCCTGGCGCCGGTGGCGCGCGAGAAGAAGGGCGAGTTCCTCGAGCTCTTCGCCGAGATGCAGGCGGCCGGCTACGTGCGCTTCCGCGTCGACGGGCAGACCTACGAATACAACGACCTGCCCAAGCTCAAGAAGACCGAGAAGCACGACATCGACGTGGTGATCGACCGCCTGCGCGCGCGCCCCGACATGCAGCAGCGCCTGGCCGAGAGCTTCGAGGCGGCACTGCGCCTGGCCGACGGCCGCGCCATCGCGATGGAGATGGGCGACGAGGGGGCGAACGGCAAGGAACACCTGTTCAACGCCAAGTTCGCCTGCCCGATCTGCCACTACTCCCTGGCAGAGCTGGAGCCGCGTCTCTTTTCCTTCAACTCGCCGGTGGGCGCCTGCCCGAGCTGCGACGGCCTGGGCCACCGCGAGTTCTTCGACCCGGCGCGCGTGGTCGGCTTCCCGTCGCTGTCGCTCGCCAGCGGCGCGATCAAGGGCTGGGACCGGCGCAACGGCTACTACTTCAGCATGCTGGAGAGCATCGCCAAGCACTACCGGTTCGACATCGACGCACCCTTCGAATCGCTCACACCCGAAGTGCAGGCGGTGTTGCTGCAGGGCTCCGGCGAGGAAGAGATCAAGTTCAACTACACGATGGAGTCGGGCGCCTCGGCCGGCAAGAAGCTCACGAAGAAGCACCCGTTCGAAGGGATCATCCCGAACATGGAGCGGCGCTACCGCGAGACCGACTCCACGCTGGTGCGCGAAGACCTGGCGCGCTACCGCAACTTGCAGCCCTGCCCCGACTGCGGCGGCTCGCGGCTGCGCATTGAGGCGCGCAACGTCTTCCTGGTCGACGACACGCCGCGCGACGATGGCAGCACGCCACCACGTTTGGCGATCTACGAGGTGAGCCACCTCACGCTGCGCGACAGCCTCGCCTACTTCCAGACGCTCAAGCTGCGCGGCGCCAAGGCCGAGATCGCCGACAAGGTGGTGCGCGAGATCGGGCTGCGGCTCAAGTTCCTGAACGACGTGGGTCTCAATTACCTGAGCCTGGACCGCAGCGCCGAGACGCTGTCGGGCGGCGAGTCGCAGCGCATCCGGCTCGCGTCGCAAATCGGCTCGGGCCTGACCGGCGTGATGTACGTGCTCGACGAGCCGAGCATCGGCCTGCACCAGCGCGACAATGACCGGCTCATCGGCACGCTCAAGCACCTGCGCAACATCGGCAACAGCGTGATCGTGGTCGAGCACGACGAGGACATGATCGCCGCCGCCGACCACGTCATCGACATGGGCCCCGGCGCCGGCGTGCATGGCGGCCGGGTGATGGCCGAGGGCACCTACGAAGAGGTCAAGGCCAACCCGAACTCGCTGACCGGCCAGTACCTGTCGGGCGCGAAGAAGATCGAGGTGCCCAAGCACCGCACCGCGTGGCTGCCGGTGGTGACCAAGCCGGCCTTCAACGAAGGCAAGAAGGCCTCGCGCTTCCCGCAGAGCCCGGCGGCCGAACGCCGCGCCGCACGCGAAGCGGCCCACCTCGCCACGCAAACCGACCTGCAGGAAATCCGCGTGGTCGGCGCAAGCGGCAACAACCTGAAGAACGTGAGCGTCGCCTTCCCGGTCGGCCTCTTGACCTGCGTGACCGGCGTGTCGGGCTCGGGCAAGTCCACGCTGGTGAACGACACGCTCTACAGCGCGGTCGCACGCACGCTCTACCGCGCGCACGACGAGCCGGCCGAGCACGAAGCGATCGAAGGCATCGAGTACTTCGACAAGGTCATCAACGTCGACCAGAGCCCCATCGGCCGCACGCCACGCAGCAACCCGGCCACCTACACCGGCCTGTTCACGCCCATCCGCGAGCTGATGGCCGAGACCAACACCGCGCGCGAACGCGGCTACGGCCCGGGCCGCTTCAGCTTCAACGTCGCCGGCGGCCGCTGCGAGGCCTGCCAGGGCGACGGCGTGGTGAAGGTCGAGATGCACTTCCTACCCGACGTGTACGTGCCCTGCGAGGTCTGCCACGGCCAGCGCTACAACCGCGAGACGCTCGAGGTCCAGTACAAGGGCAAGAACATCGCGCAGATCCTGGAGATGACGGTCGAGGCCGCGCACGAGTTTTTGAAGGCAGTGCCGACCATCGAGCGCAAGCTGCACACGCTGCTCGACGTGGGCCTCTCGTACATCAAGCTGGGCCAGGCCGCCACGACGCTCTCGGGCGGCGAGGCACAGCGCGTGAAGTTGGCGCTGGAGCTGAGCAAGCGCGACACCGGCCGCACGCTCTACATCCTGGACGAACCGACCACCGGCCTGCACTTCGCCGACATCGAGCTGCTGCTGCGGGTGCTGCACCAGCTGCGCGACGCCGGCAACACCATCGTCGTGATCGAGCACAACCTGGACGTCATCAAGACCGCCGACTGGCTCATCGACATGGGCCCCGAAGGCGGTGCCGGCGGCGGCATGGTGGTGGGCGAAGGCACGCCGGAAGACATCGCGGCGAACGAGGCGAGCCATACGGGCAAGTACCTCAAGCGCCTGCTGTAG